One window from the genome of Rhodopseudomonas sp. P2A-2r encodes:
- a CDS encoding VOC family protein: MPDTATPIAAGTRIGHVHLKVADLDHAMGFYCGVLGFQLMQRYGDQAAFISAGGYHHHIGLNTWESKGGQPPAAGTTGLFHTAILYPTRAALADALHRVREAGIELDGASDHGVSEALYLRDPDQNGVELYWDRPEADWPRDESGGIAMFTRRLDLADLMKQRVA, encoded by the coding sequence ATGCCCGATACCGCAACACCTATCGCCGCAGGAACCCGGATCGGGCATGTCCACCTGAAGGTGGCCGATCTCGACCACGCCATGGGATTCTATTGCGGCGTGCTCGGCTTCCAGCTCATGCAGCGTTACGGCGACCAGGCTGCGTTCATTTCAGCGGGCGGTTACCACCATCACATCGGCCTGAATACCTGGGAAAGCAAAGGCGGCCAGCCGCCGGCGGCGGGGACCACCGGCCTGTTTCACACCGCCATCCTGTATCCGACGCGCGCGGCGCTGGCCGACGCGCTGCACCGCGTGCGCGAGGCCGGCATCGAACTCGATGGTGCCAGCGACCACGGCGTCAGCGAAGCCTTGTACCTGCGCGACCCCGACCAGAACGGCGTCGAACTGTACTGGGATCGCCCCGAAGCGGATTGGCCGCGCGACGAAAGTGGCGGCATCGCCATGTTCACGCGACGGCTCGATCTCGCTGATCTGATGAAGCAGCGCGTGGCGTAG
- a CDS encoding sigma-70 family RNA polymerase sigma factor produces the protein MQNVIAISAAGHQGIIAARATSDEMLLERISGGDRTAMHTLYSRHHVRVYRFVLRMLRDTTLAEDLVSQVFLDVWRTAGQFEGRSQVSTWLLSIARFKALTALRQRKHEDIDQDDVMEIADSADTPEASLERSRTSAILRACVAKLSPAHREIVNLVYYHEKSVEEVASLIGIPASTVKTRMFYARKQLAELLKSAGIDSLAA, from the coding sequence ATGCAGAACGTCATCGCCATCAGCGCCGCAGGCCATCAGGGCATCATTGCCGCCCGGGCTACCTCCGATGAAATGTTGCTGGAGCGCATTTCAGGCGGCGACCGGACCGCGATGCACACGCTGTATTCGCGCCACCATGTGCGGGTCTACCGCTTCGTGCTGCGCATGCTGCGCGACACGACGCTGGCCGAAGACCTGGTCAGCCAGGTGTTCCTGGACGTGTGGCGCACCGCCGGCCAGTTCGAGGGCCGCTCGCAGGTCTCGACCTGGCTGCTGTCGATCGCCCGCTTCAAGGCGCTGACCGCGCTGCGCCAGCGCAAGCACGAGGACATAGACCAGGACGACGTGATGGAGATCGCCGATTCCGCCGACACGCCGGAGGCGTCGCTCGAGCGCAGCCGCACCAGCGCCATCCTGCGCGCCTGTGTCGCCAAGCTGTCGCCGGCGCATCGCGAGATCGTCAACCTGGTCTACTATCACGAGAAGTCGGTGGAAGAGGTGGCGTCGCTGATCGGTATCCCCGCTTCCACGGTGAAGACCCGGATGTTCTACGCCCGCAAGCAGCTGGCCGAACTGCTCAAGAGCGCCGGCATCGATAGCCTCGCCGCGTAA
- a CDS encoding thioredoxin family protein: protein MKTRSFITSASLLAALLGTALPALAGETGNPPAPLQMAAAQDVAPEFSGIGTWFNSGPLTMAGLRGKVVLVNFWTYGCVNCVNTLPHVTELYAKYKDRGFVIVGVHTPEFPFERSASNVNAALQRHGITYPVAQDNDSRTWNAYSNRYWPAQYIVDQGGHIVYQHDGEGQYEKIESTIKSLLKASS from the coding sequence ATGAAGACCCGCTCGTTCATTACGTCCGCCTCGCTCCTTGCAGCCCTGCTCGGAACGGCCCTGCCTGCCCTCGCCGGCGAAACCGGCAACCCGCCGGCGCCCCTGCAGATGGCTGCAGCCCAGGATGTCGCGCCGGAATTCAGCGGCATCGGCACCTGGTTCAACTCGGGGCCGCTGACGATGGCAGGCCTGCGCGGCAAGGTGGTGCTGGTGAACTTCTGGACCTATGGCTGCGTCAACTGTGTGAACACGCTGCCGCACGTCACGGAGCTCTACGCCAAATACAAGGATCGCGGCTTTGTCATCGTTGGCGTCCACACGCCCGAATTCCCGTTCGAACGCTCGGCATCAAACGTGAACGCCGCATTGCAACGCCACGGCATCACCTATCCGGTGGCGCAGGACAATGACTCGCGGACCTGGAATGCCTACAGCAACCGCTACTGGCCGGCCCAATACATCGTCGATCAGGGTGGACATATTGTCTACCAGCACGACGGCGAAGGCCAGTATGAGAAAATTGAGAGCACGATCAAAAGCTTGCTGAAAGCGAGCAGCTAG
- a CDS encoding response regulator, protein MSQSPHIIIVDDEAPAREMVGDYLKMHGFSVTLCDGGKSLRGVIETGVPDLVVLDLNMPEEDGLSIIRDLKSRTNVPVIMLTATASPIDRVVGLELGADDYIAKPCELRELMARIRSVLRRSAVKPAPAEVAAPAKAETDHLVRFGTKWLDLQAQALRDDEGNEHPLTASEFGLLKVFAANPKRVLSRERLLELANARDAEAFDRAVDLRIMRIRRKIEPDPTKPAVIRTIRGGGYLFSPAGDKA, encoded by the coding sequence ATGAGCCAGAGCCCGCATATCATCATTGTCGACGACGAAGCACCCGCCCGTGAAATGGTCGGCGATTATCTCAAAATGCACGGCTTCTCCGTCACCCTGTGCGACGGTGGCAAGAGCCTGCGCGGCGTAATCGAGACCGGCGTGCCGGATCTCGTGGTGCTCGACCTCAACATGCCTGAGGAAGACGGGCTGTCGATCATCCGCGACCTGAAAAGCCGCACCAACGTGCCGGTGATCATGCTGACGGCCACCGCCAGCCCGATCGATCGCGTGGTGGGGCTGGAGCTCGGCGCCGACGACTACATCGCCAAGCCCTGCGAGTTGCGCGAGCTGATGGCACGGATCCGTTCGGTGCTGCGACGCAGTGCCGTCAAGCCAGCGCCGGCCGAGGTTGCAGCGCCGGCCAAGGCCGAGACCGACCATCTGGTTCGCTTCGGCACCAAATGGCTCGACCTGCAGGCCCAGGCGCTGCGCGACGACGAGGGCAACGAACACCCGCTGACCGCATCGGAATTCGGCCTGCTGAAGGTGTTCGCGGCCAATCCCAAGCGGGTGCTGTCGCGCGAACGGCTGCTTGAACTGGCCAATGCACGCGACGCCGAGGCGTTCGACCGCGCCGTCGACCTGCGAATCATGCGGATTCGCCGCAAGATCGAACCGGACCCGACCAAGCCGGCGGTGATCCGCACCATTCGCGGCGGCGGCTATCTGTTTTCCCCGGCGGGCGACAAGGCCTGA
- a CDS encoding cytochrome c biogenesis CcdA family protein, whose protein sequence is MLNLVLAVLAGVLTIAAPCTLPMLPILLGASLGHTGRIRPAMIALGFVLSFSFVALLLGWLTQAFDFDPNVLRTAAAVLLLGFGVLMIWPTPFHWLTNRIGGYTSEGSRAVAHPGNIGGFVLGTTLGLVWTPCAGPVLGSILTIVATSKDVAWGSTLMIAYAVGAAIPMLAIAYGGQAVTTRVRSIARISPRLQQAFGVIVIGFAVASYFQYDTQIVAWLTAFYPTGQLGL, encoded by the coding sequence ATGCTCAACCTCGTTCTCGCTGTGCTCGCCGGTGTGCTGACCATCGCCGCACCCTGCACGCTGCCCATGCTGCCGATCCTGCTCGGCGCATCGCTGGGTCACACCGGCAGGATACGTCCGGCGATGATCGCCCTCGGCTTCGTGCTGTCGTTTTCCTTTGTCGCCCTGCTGCTCGGCTGGCTGACCCAGGCCTTCGATTTCGATCCGAATGTGCTGCGTACCGCCGCGGCTGTCCTGCTGCTCGGCTTCGGGGTGCTGATGATCTGGCCGACGCCGTTTCATTGGCTGACCAACCGCATCGGCGGATACACGTCCGAAGGAAGCCGTGCGGTCGCGCATCCCGGCAATATCGGCGGCTTCGTGCTCGGCACCACGCTGGGGCTGGTATGGACGCCCTGCGCCGGTCCGGTGCTCGGTTCGATCCTGACGATCGTCGCGACATCGAAGGATGTCGCCTGGGGCAGCACCCTGATGATCGCCTACGCCGTCGGCGCGGCGATCCCCATGCTGGCGATCGCCTATGGCGGCCAGGCAGTCACCACGCGGGTCCGCAGCATCGCACGGATTTCGCCGAGGCTGCAGCAGGCCTTTGGCGTCATCGTGATCGGCTTCGCGGTCGCCTCCTACTTTCAGTACGACACGCAGATCGTGGCGTGGCTGACAGCCTTCTACCCCACCGGCCAGCTCGGCCTGTAA
- a CDS encoding amino acid ABC transporter substrate-binding protein produces the protein MKRTFATGLAIGLIVAAGIAAAAITYERYDTKTLKRTIRRDAVLCGVNTGLPGFSSPDVSGNWAGFDVDFCRAVAAAIFNDPKKVTFVPLDATDRFKELQSRKVDILSRNSTWSMSRETNYDLYFPAVSYYDGQSFMVPKARSIDSALELDGSKICVQDNTTTALNLADFFRANNIKYTEMKFAKLDDVMKAYNAGQCDTFTADASQLYALRLTLGKPDEHVVLPDVISKEPLAPVVRQRDDDWMMIVKWTLYAMINAEELGITSKNIDEALKSKKPDVMRLVGTEGAYGEDLDLPKDWAARIIRHVGNYGEVYERNVGTGSKLQIPRGLNQLWSAGGIQYAPPIR, from the coding sequence ATGAAGCGGACCTTTGCGACCGGACTGGCCATCGGCCTCATCGTGGCCGCCGGCATCGCCGCCGCTGCCATCACCTATGAACGCTACGATACCAAGACGCTGAAGCGCACCATCCGCCGCGACGCCGTGCTGTGCGGCGTCAACACCGGCCTGCCGGGCTTCTCCTCGCCCGACGTCAGCGGCAACTGGGCCGGCTTCGACGTCGACTTCTGCCGCGCGGTGGCGGCAGCCATCTTCAACGATCCGAAGAAGGTGACCTTCGTGCCGCTCGACGCCACCGACCGCTTCAAGGAGCTGCAGAGCCGCAAGGTCGATATCCTCAGCCGCAACTCGACATGGAGCATGTCGCGCGAGACCAATTACGACCTGTATTTCCCAGCGGTGTCCTATTACGACGGCCAGAGCTTCATGGTGCCGAAGGCGCGCAGCATCGATTCCGCGCTGGAGCTCGACGGCAGCAAGATCTGCGTCCAGGACAACACCACCACGGCCTTGAACCTCGCCGACTTCTTCCGCGCCAACAACATCAAGTACACCGAGATGAAGTTCGCGAAGCTCGACGATGTGATGAAGGCCTACAATGCCGGCCAGTGCGACACATTCACCGCCGACGCCTCGCAGCTCTATGCGCTCAGGCTGACACTGGGCAAGCCGGACGAGCACGTTGTGCTGCCCGACGTGATCTCCAAGGAGCCGCTGGCGCCGGTGGTGCGGCAGCGCGACGACGACTGGATGATGATCGTCAAGTGGACGCTGTATGCCATGATCAACGCCGAAGAACTCGGCATCACCTCGAAGAACATCGACGAGGCCCTGAAGTCGAAGAAGCCCGACGTGATGCGGCTGGTCGGCACCGAAGGCGCCTATGGCGAGGATCTCGACCTCCCAAAGGACTGGGCGGCACGCATCATCCGCCATGTCGGCAATTACGGCGAAGTCTATGAGCGCAACGTCGGCACCGGCTCCAAGCTGCAGATCCCGCGCGGATTGAACCAGCTGTGGAGCGCCGGCGGCATCCAGTACGCGCCGCCGATCAGGTAG
- a CDS encoding carboxymuconolactone decarboxylase family protein, with amino-acid sequence MRLKLLSPDDMTADQREIYDESIASKRGRPPEPMFAWLHSPDMAKQATRLGAFLRYDTSMPAAESELAILVTARHWTSHFEWYAHKKLALAGGMDPAIIEDIRNRRTPKLPDARSQVIYDVAKSLHEGHGVTQPLYDAAIGLLGERGLVEIIGLCGYYTMVSMTLNTFEFGLPDGEISELA; translated from the coding sequence ATGCGTCTCAAGCTGCTTTCGCCGGACGACATGACCGCAGACCAGCGGGAGATCTACGACGAGTCCATCGCCAGCAAGCGCGGCCGGCCACCGGAGCCGATGTTCGCCTGGCTGCATAGTCCGGACATGGCGAAACAGGCGACGCGGCTCGGCGCTTTCCTGCGCTACGACACCTCGATGCCGGCGGCGGAATCCGAACTGGCGATCCTGGTCACCGCACGGCACTGGACCTCGCATTTCGAATGGTATGCCCACAAGAAGCTGGCGCTTGCCGGCGGCATGGATCCCGCCATCATCGAGGACATCCGCAATCGCCGCACGCCAAAACTGCCGGACGCGAGGTCGCAGGTGATCTATGACGTTGCCAAATCGCTGCACGAAGGCCACGGCGTCACCCAACCGCTCTATGACGCGGCGATCGGATTGCTCGGCGAGCGCGGCCTGGTCGAGATCATCGGGTTGTGCGGCTATTACACCATGGTGTCGATGACGCTGAATACGTTTGAGTTCGGCCTGCCGGACGGAGAAATATCCGAACTTGCGTAA
- a CDS encoding L,D-transpeptidase: MTHVRRPTWLSLVAAAGLMLSASQSFAQQPDVGDQPGLIPDDSVQLEPEFQKTMVLYRTTEAPGTIIIQTAERHLYVVQPGGRAIRYGIGVGRDGFTWQGLLKISRKAEWPDWTPPPEMIERQPYLPRFMAGGPGNPLGARALYLGATVYRIHGTNRPDTIGTAVSSGCFRLVNSDVADLYDRIPVGTKVIVRQKPEL; the protein is encoded by the coding sequence ATGACCCACGTCCGACGCCCGACCTGGCTTTCGCTTGTTGCCGCGGCCGGCCTGATGTTGTCGGCCTCGCAATCCTTCGCGCAGCAGCCCGATGTCGGCGACCAGCCTGGCCTGATCCCCGATGACTCCGTGCAGCTCGAGCCGGAATTCCAGAAGACCATGGTGCTGTATCGCACCACCGAAGCGCCCGGCACCATCATCATCCAGACCGCCGAGCGGCATCTCTATGTGGTGCAGCCGGGCGGGCGCGCCATCCGCTATGGCATCGGTGTCGGTCGCGACGGCTTCACCTGGCAAGGCCTGCTGAAGATTTCGCGCAAGGCCGAGTGGCCGGACTGGACGCCGCCGCCGGAGATGATCGAACGCCAGCCCTATCTGCCGCGCTTCATGGCCGGCGGCCCCGGCAACCCGCTCGGCGCCCGCGCGCTGTATCTCGGCGCCACCGTGTACCGCATCCACGGCACCAACCGGCCCGACACGATCGGCACCGCGGTGTCGTCGGGCTGCTTCCGGCTGGTCAATTCCGACGTCGCCGACCTCTACGACCGCATCCCGGTCGGCACCAAGGTGATCGTGCGGCAGAAGCCCGAGCTGTAG
- a CDS encoding ActR/PrrA/RegA family redox response regulator transcription factor — protein sequence MNAIAELTGQTDRSLLIVEDDKPFLERLSRAMETRGFTVTSCDSVADGLSQIGKAAPAFAVVDLRLGDGNGLDVVSALKQKRPDARAIVLTGYGNIATAVTAVKMGAVDYLSKPADADDVVAALLASGGEKSELPNNPMSADRVRWEHIQRIYEMCGRNVSETARRLNMHRRTLQRILAKRAPR from the coding sequence GTGAACGCCATCGCCGAATTGACTGGCCAGACCGACCGCTCGCTCTTGATTGTCGAGGACGACAAGCCGTTCCTGGAGCGGCTGTCGCGCGCGATGGAGACCCGCGGCTTCACCGTGACATCGTGCGACAGCGTCGCCGATGGCCTGTCGCAGATCGGCAAGGCGGCGCCGGCCTTCGCCGTGGTCGACCTGCGGCTCGGCGACGGCAACGGGCTCGACGTGGTCTCGGCGCTGAAACAGAAGCGCCCGGATGCCCGCGCCATCGTGCTGACCGGATACGGCAACATCGCTACCGCGGTCACCGCGGTGAAGATGGGCGCGGTCGACTATCTGTCGAAGCCGGCCGACGCCGACGATGTGGTCGCGGCGCTGCTGGCCAGCGGCGGCGAGAAATCCGAACTTCCGAACAACCCGATGTCGGCAGACCGCGTGCGCTGGGAACACATCCAGCGCATCTACGAGATGTGCGGCCGCAACGTCTCTGAAACCGCACGCCGCCTCAACATGCATCGTCGCACCCTGCAGCGCATTTTGGCCAAGCGCGCGCCGCGGTAA
- a CDS encoding DUF2474 domain-containing protein, translating to MPRLAETPRPLWQRLLWFIALWAAGVGTVTIVGYGLRLWIGK from the coding sequence ATGCCGCGTCTCGCGGAAACACCGCGACCGCTGTGGCAGCGCCTGCTGTGGTTTATTGCGCTGTGGGCCGCCGGCGTCGGCACCGTGACGATTGTAGGCTACGGCCTGCGGCTGTGGATCGGGAAATAG
- a CDS encoding cytochrome ubiquinol oxidase subunit I, with translation MFEGVDAVILARAQFAFTMSFHIIFPAFSIGLASYLAVLEALWLWTGREVFINLFNYWLKIFAIAFGMGVVSGIVMSYQFGTNWSVFSDKTGPVIGPLMAYEVLTAFFLEAGFLGVMLFGLERVGHRLHFLATLMVAIGTLFSAFWILSANSWMQTPAGYAINTDGQFIAADWMKVIFNPSFPYRLVHMVLAAYLTTALVVGAVGAWHLLRDSHLAGPRVMFSMAMWMATLVAPLQIFAGDQHGLNTLEHQPAKLMAMEGHYQSHPDGAPLILFGLPDQKEAKVKYAIEVPKLGSLILKHDMNAPMAGLDTVPRENWPPVPVTFWSFRIMVGIGFLMLGLGLLSLAMRWRGELYQSRFLHLFAMAMGPAGFVAVLAGWVTTETGRQPFTVFGLLRTADSTSPLAAPAVASSLIAFAIVYFIVFTAGVIYILRLMAAPPHHGEQGPRGDAPVRAAGITPAAGHAAQGHAS, from the coding sequence ATGTTCGAAGGCGTCGACGCGGTGATACTGGCAAGAGCCCAGTTCGCCTTCACCATGTCGTTCCACATCATCTTTCCGGCGTTCTCAATCGGGCTCGCCAGCTATCTCGCGGTGCTGGAGGCGCTGTGGCTGTGGACCGGCCGCGAGGTGTTCATCAACCTGTTCAACTATTGGCTCAAGATCTTCGCCATCGCCTTCGGCATGGGCGTGGTGTCGGGCATCGTGATGTCCTACCAGTTCGGCACCAACTGGTCGGTCTTCTCCGACAAGACCGGGCCGGTGATCGGCCCCTTGATGGCCTATGAGGTGCTGACCGCGTTCTTCCTCGAGGCCGGCTTCCTCGGCGTCATGCTGTTCGGGCTCGAGCGCGTCGGCCACCGGCTGCATTTCCTGGCCACGCTGATGGTGGCGATCGGCACACTGTTCTCGGCGTTCTGGATTCTGTCGGCCAACTCCTGGATGCAGACCCCGGCCGGCTACGCCATCAATACCGACGGCCAATTCATCGCCGCCGACTGGATGAAGGTCATCTTCAACCCATCCTTCCCCTATCGCCTCGTTCACATGGTGCTGGCCGCCTATCTCACCACGGCGCTGGTGGTCGGCGCGGTCGGCGCCTGGCACCTGCTGCGGGATTCTCATCTCGCCGGCCCGCGGGTGATGTTCTCCATGGCGATGTGGATGGCCACGCTGGTGGCGCCGCTGCAGATTTTTGCCGGCGACCAGCATGGCCTCAACACGCTGGAGCACCAGCCCGCCAAGCTGATGGCCATGGAAGGCCACTACCAGAGCCATCCCGACGGCGCGCCGCTGATCCTGTTCGGCCTGCCCGACCAGAAGGAGGCGAAAGTCAAATACGCCATCGAGGTCCCGAAGCTGGGATCGCTGATCCTGAAGCATGACATGAACGCGCCGATGGCCGGTCTCGACACCGTGCCGCGTGAAAACTGGCCGCCGGTGCCGGTCACCTTCTGGTCGTTCCGCATCATGGTGGGGATCGGCTTCCTGATGCTCGGCCTCGGGCTGCTGAGTCTGGCGATGCGCTGGCGCGGTGAGCTCTACCAGTCGCGCTTCCTGCATCTGTTCGCCATGGCCATGGGCCCGGCCGGCTTCGTCGCGGTGCTGGCAGGCTGGGTGACCACCGAGACCGGACGCCAGCCGTTCACCGTGTTCGGATTGCTGCGGACCGCCGACTCCACCTCGCCGCTGGCCGCACCGGCGGTGGCATCGTCGCTGATCGCCTTCGCGATCGTGTATTTCATCGTATTCACTGCCGGCGTCATCTACATCCTCAGGCTGATGGCCGCGCCGCCGCATCATGGCGAACAGGGCCCCCGCGGCGACGCGCCGGTGCGCGCCGCCGGCATCACCCCCGCAGCCGGCCACGCCGCCCAGGGACACGCATCATGA
- a CDS encoding DUF3369 domain-containing protein, with the protein MADQDDVLQLIEDFGPEPEASTGRRWKIAVIDDDHAVHEGTRFALSDYSLNGQGLEILSAYSAAEGQTLMRAHPDIAAVLLDVIMETDAAGLDLVEFIRNELQNETVRIILRTGQPGQAPERRVIVDYDINDYKAKTELTADKLFTSLTAALRSYQQLERMVQTRRGLEIILDAASTLYDFKSMQRLAEGVLTQIASLLNVDCAGILVLRDSGTKGDDFAVLAGSGCYSRFIGCPGPQGLDPDLRQMVEEAFRRRKHDFADQRTVLYVRTGSGREVVVLLQAEHQLSDTDRSLVEIFGSRLSIAFDNVILYQQLHEANTQLEDRVAQRTRALMQANRRLSAQWLRLQRANGFKNEILGTVAHDLKNPLGVILGRTEMLTELISAGAAKDSIAAQVDHIRDATRRLTSMVDHLINDAMADAFDITIRREAVDISALVTEVAEANRPLAVNKQQVMTVSASTRDHTMCDADRMREAIDNLISNAIKYSPIGGKIAISVACDGENAIVRVSDEGAGLSPEDIDRLFGRFQRLSAKPTGGESSTGLGLSIVKRIVDMHGGEVTADSPGPGRGATFTIILPATAEA; encoded by the coding sequence ATGGCCGACCAGGACGATGTCCTCCAACTGATCGAAGATTTCGGGCCCGAGCCCGAGGCATCGACAGGGCGCAGGTGGAAAATAGCCGTGATCGACGACGATCACGCGGTGCATGAGGGCACCCGCTTCGCGCTCAGCGACTACAGTCTCAACGGCCAGGGCCTCGAGATCCTCTCGGCCTATTCGGCTGCGGAAGGCCAGACCCTGATGCGCGCGCATCCGGACATCGCCGCGGTACTGCTCGACGTCATCATGGAAACTGACGCCGCCGGGCTCGACCTCGTCGAGTTCATCCGCAATGAGCTTCAGAACGAGACCGTCCGCATCATCCTGCGCACCGGGCAGCCCGGCCAGGCGCCGGAACGCCGCGTCATCGTCGATTACGACATCAACGACTACAAGGCCAAGACCGAGCTCACCGCCGACAAGCTGTTCACCTCGCTGACCGCGGCGCTGCGCAGCTACCAGCAGCTCGAACGCATGGTGCAGACAAGGCGCGGGCTCGAGATCATCCTCGACGCCGCCTCGACGCTTTACGACTTCAAGTCGATGCAGCGGCTTGCCGAGGGCGTGCTGACCCAGATTGCGTCGCTGCTGAATGTCGACTGCGCCGGAATCCTGGTGCTGCGCGACAGCGGCACGAAAGGCGACGATTTTGCGGTACTGGCCGGCTCCGGCTGCTACAGCCGTTTCATCGGCTGCCCCGGCCCGCAGGGACTCGATCCGGACCTGCGGCAGATGGTCGAAGAGGCATTCCGCCGCCGCAAGCACGACTTCGCCGACCAGCGCACCGTGCTCTATGTGCGCACCGGCAGCGGACGCGAGGTGGTGGTGCTGCTGCAGGCCGAACATCAGCTGTCCGACACCGACCGCTCGCTGGTGGAGATCTTCGGGAGCCGGCTGTCGATCGCCTTCGACAATGTGATCCTCTATCAGCAGCTCCATGAGGCCAATACGCAGCTCGAGGACCGTGTCGCCCAGCGCACGCGCGCCTTGATGCAGGCCAATCGCCGACTGTCGGCGCAATGGCTGCGGCTGCAGCGCGCCAACGGCTTCAAGAACGAGATTCTCGGCACCGTCGCCCACGACCTGAAGAATCCGCTCGGCGTCATCCTCGGCCGCACCGAAATGCTGACCGAGCTGATCTCCGCCGGAGCCGCCAAGGACAGCATCGCCGCGCAGGTCGATCATATCCGCGACGCCACGCGACGCCTGACCTCGATGGTCGATCACCTCATCAACGACGCCATGGCCGATGCCTTCGACATCACCATCCGGCGGGAGGCCGTCGATATTTCCGCGCTGGTCACCGAAGTCGCCGAGGCCAACAGGCCGCTGGCCGTCAACAAGCAGCAGGTCATGACCGTGTCGGCATCGACCCGCGATCACACCATGTGCGATGCCGACCGGATGCGCGAGGCGATCGACAATCTCATCAGCAACGCCATCAAATACAGTCCGATCGGCGGCAAGATAGCCATCTCCGTTGCCTGCGACGGCGAGAACGCCATCGTCCGCGTCAGCGACGAAGGCGCCGGCCTGTCGCCGGAGGATATCGACCGGCTGTTCGGCCGCTTCCAGCGGTTGTCGGCCAAGCCCACCGGCGGCGAAAGCTCGACTGGCCTTGGCCTGTCGATCGTCAAGCGGATCGTCGACATGCATGGCGGCGAGGTGACTGCGGACAGTCCCGGCCCCGGCCGCGGCGCGACTTTCACCATCATCCTGCCTGCGACAGCCGAAGCGTGA
- a CDS encoding MFS transporter: MDATAPQPDEASLRYDGWRIVGVCFTVATFGWALGFYGQSVYLAELQRVHGWPASTVSTATTFFYLFGALLVAFFSEAMKAFGPRACLLVGVAAMASATVLLGQITAPWQLYAVNALLALGWAGTSLGAITNTLGLWFDRKRGMAISLALNGASFGGIVGVPLLVAAISGFGFARATLAAAIAMVVVLVPVILIFVGRPPMRAHSVLAGAADAPSSARVRAQALRDAGFLTLTVAFALTLFAQVGFIVHLISYLDPVVGRERAAAAVSLLTLMAVVGRVLFSTVIDRLNQRLASAISFCSQAVALAIVINSHNEALLLFACALFGFSVGNLITLPALIVQREFDMRSFGVLVSLVTAVTQITYAFAPGIIGYLRDASGSYALPFYGCMSLQLIAAALILVRRKSAQPL; the protein is encoded by the coding sequence ATGGACGCGACAGCCCCACAACCCGACGAAGCGTCGCTCCGCTATGACGGCTGGCGCATCGTGGGGGTGTGCTTCACGGTGGCAACCTTCGGCTGGGCGCTCGGCTTCTACGGCCAGAGCGTCTACCTCGCCGAGTTGCAGCGCGTGCACGGCTGGCCGGCTTCCACCGTGTCGACAGCCACCACCTTCTTCTATCTGTTCGGCGCCCTGCTGGTGGCCTTCTTCAGCGAGGCCATGAAGGCATTCGGTCCGCGCGCCTGTTTGCTGGTCGGGGTGGCGGCGATGGCGAGTGCCACCGTACTGCTCGGCCAGATCACGGCGCCGTGGCAGCTCTATGCCGTCAACGCGCTGCTGGCGCTGGGCTGGGCCGGCACCAGCCTCGGCGCCATCACCAATACCCTCGGCCTGTGGTTCGACAGGAAGCGCGGCATGGCCATCAGCCTGGCGCTGAACGGCGCCAGCTTCGGCGGCATCGTCGGCGTGCCGCTGCTGGTGGCGGCGATATCAGGATTCGGATTCGCCCGCGCCACGCTCGCCGCAGCCATCGCCATGGTCGTGGTGCTGGTGCCGGTGATCCTCATTTTCGTCGGCCGCCCGCCGATGCGTGCCCATAGCGTGCTGGCCGGCGCTGCCGACGCGCCGTCATCGGCGCGGGTCCGGGCGCAGGCGCTGCGCGACGCGGGCTTTCTGACGCTGACCGTCGCCTTTGCGCTGACGCTGTTTGCCCAGGTCGGCTTCATCGTCCACCTGATCTCCTACCTCGATCCCGTCGTCGGCCGCGAGCGCGCCGCAGCGGCGGTGTCGCTGTTGACCCTGATGGCGGTGGTCGGGCGGGTGCTGTTCTCGACGGTAATCGACCGGCTCAACCAGCGGCTGGCCTCGGCGATCTCGTTCTGCAGCCAGGCGGTGGCGCTGGCCATCGTGATCAACTCGCATAACGAGGCGCTGCTGTTGTTCGCCTGCGCGCTGTTCGGCTTCTCCGTCGGCAATCTCATCACCTTGCCGGCGTTGATCGTGCAGCGCGAATTCGACATGCGCTCGTTCGGCGTGCTGGTCAGCCTGGTCACCGCGGTGACGCAGATCACCTACGCCTTTGCGCCGGGCATCATCGGCTATCTGCGCGACGCCTCCGGCAGCTACGCATTGCCGTTCTACGGCTGCATGAGCCTGCAACTGATCGCGGCGGCATTGATCCTGGTGCGAAGGAAGTCGGCGCAGCCGCTGTAG